One window of the Candidatus Binatus sp. genome contains the following:
- a CDS encoding Smr/MutS family protein, translated as LREREANLSEVETDARAAAKLARERAENDRKRLRAETAEMVEDFRRESATILEELKQRSKSRADVKEFITETAARLERLAPSPSPAPESTAPLKVGDSVEVGDIRGELTLLEANRAVISRGGLRIEVSPERLRRAAPARSEERAPRERTPAISFSSDASERSELNLIGMRTSDALRKLEDFLDQAFLTNRAEVRIVHGIGSGALRKAVAEYLDTSPYCSSFRQAEPHQGGAGATIVQMNL; from the coding sequence GCTCCGCGAGCGCGAAGCGAACTTGTCCGAGGTCGAGACCGACGCGCGTGCGGCGGCAAAGCTCGCGCGCGAACGCGCGGAGAACGACCGCAAGCGGCTCCGCGCTGAGACCGCGGAGATGGTCGAGGATTTTCGGCGCGAAAGCGCGACCATCTTGGAGGAACTGAAGCAGCGCTCGAAATCGCGCGCCGACGTGAAGGAGTTCATCACCGAGACCGCGGCGCGGCTCGAGCGGCTGGCGCCGTCGCCATCGCCCGCGCCCGAATCAACTGCGCCGCTCAAGGTTGGCGACAGCGTCGAGGTCGGCGACATCCGCGGCGAACTGACACTGCTCGAAGCGAACCGCGCGGTGATCAGCCGCGGCGGTTTGCGGATCGAAGTTTCGCCTGAGCGGCTCAGGCGCGCCGCCCCGGCTCGGAGCGAAGAGCGCGCGCCGCGCGAACGGACGCCCGCGATCAGTTTCAGCAGCGACGCCAGTGAGCGCAGCGAACTGAATCTGATCGGGATGCGCACCAGCGACGCGCTCCGCAAGCTCGAGGACTTCCTCGATCAGGCGTTCCTTACGAATCGCGCCGAAGTCCGAATCGTGCACGGAATCGGCTCGGGCGCGCTTCGAAAGGCCGTCGCCGAATATCTCGATACGTCGCCATATTGCTCGTCGTTTCGGCAAGCCGAGCCTCATCAGGGCGGCGCCGGCGCCACGATCGTGCAGATGAACCTGTAG
- a CDS encoding HigA family addiction module antitoxin, with translation MKKEFAPVTPGEMLKEEFLAEYGLSQNQLAKAIGISPNRIAEIVHNRRRITADTALRLSLYFGNSPEFWLNLQTHYDLKMARKNLAPAAAARIKAQRAA, from the coding sequence ATGAAGAAAGAATTTGCGCCGGTTACACCCGGCGAGATGCTGAAGGAGGAATTTCTGGCCGAATACGGCCTGTCGCAGAACCAGCTCGCGAAGGCAATCGGCATTTCTCCAAACCGGATTGCTGAGATCGTGCACAACCGTCGCCGGATTACCGCTGATACGGCGCTGCGTCTCAGCTTGTATTTCGGCAACAGCCCGGAATTCTGGCTGAATCTCCAGACCCACTACGATCTCAAGATGGCGCGCAAGAATCTCGCGCCCGCGGCGGCAGCGCGGATCAAAGCACAGCGGGCAGCCTGA